Within Mercenaria mercenaria strain notata chromosome 15, MADL_Memer_1, whole genome shotgun sequence, the genomic segment CCATACTATAATGATATTAACAAAAAGAAAGTAGGCAACTTTACCTTAAGTGAGAGGACTTGTTTTGCGTAAGGTAAAGCAAAGCATATGCGTGTAACTACaagaataactttaaaaaacGAAACGGAAACAACACATACATTTTACTGATTGAAATGTTATTAGGCGTCAACGTTACCCTGTCTTAGCCTAGTCTGACAGTTTCTATTTTTTACTCTCTGCAAATTGAcagttgataatatcagaaattCGATGAACGTCAAATAACTTAAGTAGCGCAAATTTAGTGGGAACTTTAATGCAGATATTACGTATGATTTCCTCTGACAAAGCTGAAATTAGCAACGACGTCATAGACTAGACTTGTCTCTCCTTACCAACAGTGGGTTAAGTACTGTCGATAATAACGCGATCAATACTACCCTAGTAAAAGCTGCACGTGGTAATGAACAATAGTAGGGGTTTATCTCACTTAAACGTAAAGTAGTAAAAGGTTTCAAAAAGAATGTGTTCTTGTTAAAAACTTTACAGTATTAGGATactcatttttaaattttcttaggTTTTCCTGTACATTTCATAATCAATATATCATATCTGACCACATATATCGCCTACATGTTGCATTGTCGTGATTTTATTTTCATCGTACTTGTTTCAAAAGGGTGCAGTCACAACAAAAATAATACGCAGTGGTTATTACGGATCTGTTTACTTTGATTCCTGAAATGTCCCATGTGAACAAAGGTAAGTAGCACACTATTGATGTTAAATTACTGTGATGAATAAAACAACTTTAAACCAAAAatagattagaaacaaaatagaaaatacaggGTAAAACAGTAATATTCTACTATATGATAGTCACGTCCTAAATTGCATTTGTTAAACATCTACactatgtatgtattttttatcTCTGTCAAGCTATAGCGGGTCGGCGTGATGTCAAATGTATTTTCTTCTAGGATCAAATGATTGTACATTTCTAGAAGGTAACACAAACACGGATTAAGGTTCAGTATGAACGGTCACTTTCAAAGACTGTAGTCCTCCAAAACCGAAACCGACATTAATGTATGAACGAATGTGTACAGAATGGATATGTTTTACTTGCTTTGCTTGGATGTATGTAATTGCTCAATATGCTTGTACATGTGTTTCTATTTTAGATTGCAACTATTAATTAAATGGATGTAATTAAATGGCTGTAGAATCATCATATAACATGTTTAAAGATGACACGATCCACAACAAGAAATACAGAGCCTGGGTAAGGGCCGGTCTAGCATTAAAGTATCTAAAAGAAGGCATAACGGACGCCTTGGATGATAGTTGTAGGAAACAGCATGCTGCTTTCATCTCGGACATTTACAAACAGCAAGGAGCTAAGACCTTTGGCTGTGACAAGTGTTCCCTTAATACTTTGTTACCGTTACATTGCACGAATAAAAAGGGACAGTGTCCACAAGCAAAAAGGCAAAAGTGTAACTGCATACTAGAAAATGGCAGGAAGCCGTGCCCCACAAATTTCTGCAGTTCAATGTATGATGCCATAACGAAATGTCATCGGTTTGCGTCTCCGAATTGGAAGAACACAAACATACATGAATGGCACAATAATTACTGGGAGATTGCCAAGTGTTACATCTCAGCGGATGGTTACAAGCACGTGTTGAATCCTGCAACTACTGACCTTTCAGCTTTGCTATGTATTCTTGTGAACAACATGGATTTACAAAATGCTTTCGACCTCCCACTGAATGAAATTGTTCCAAAGGTAGAGCAGCTTATTTTACTAGTTTGTAgtaattcaaatttgataaaGCATTGATAAGATTTCTTTTGACATACTCAATGGATGCGTAcgttatttctgttttaaatatgttaACAAGAAAAACTGATACTGAGCCTaccgaaaacaatgcattttcaatttattgagATGTCTAGGTTGCTGGTGATATTTTTAATTGTATAATTTCAAAGCTTGCATGTTTGAATATTCTTATTGATTTTAGTCTTTTTGAGAATTATCTTGCAACACACACGCATATAGAAATATTTGCTCTTATTTTAAACGATAGTTGTTTACATCCGCTAATATTTGCTCTTCTTTAAATTGATAGTTATTTCAGATTTTTGCTTATTTCACTACATTCAGATCAGAAAATTCCGCAACGAGACGCTACATTCAACAAGTATGGAACTTAATGAATATGAATTGAAAGAGAACATAAGCTACATGACTGATATACTTGgtgataagaaacaaatgaccagCAGAACTGATGCACAAAACGCTTTGCGTAAATTAATCGCGGtaagcttttaaaataaatatctgaaCACTAGAATGAAAACCGAAATTTGAACAGTATGATATATACTTAAATGTTGGTTCCAGGAGtacttatataataaaaatgtgcaAGTTATGCCAAACGATATTAATCAATTCTAGATTACACATTGGCTATATAGTCatcattttataaatgcatgtatATGACGCCGGTATGTGTTTTAATTTCTGGTAGATACAAGCATGTTATTTTATCATCATCAATACACAAACGAGACAAttataaatttgacatttttttaatccAGAAAACATTTGTTTACGCTGTGTAACCTTTATATGCATTCCACTTTTCACAATTCATGAATGTAAGACCACTAtaaagaatatatttattttacttgttttatgcATTCATGTtcttttattcttatttcagAACCTTTCTTTTAATTGCTGTTATTTTAATCATATGATTTATGTAATACATTCAAGCTAAAAAATGACGATATCATTATAACTATGGAAAACGAAGCTGGAGTTTGTAGGGCTGCGATGACGGCGTTAGAAGAGAAGGAAAGAAAATTACATGATAGTTTACAGACACCATGGGAGGTATAAGCAAAGTTATAATCTATTTAACTGTATCATCAGAATTTTGCAAGTCTTTTTATATAAAGCAATAGTAGCATCAGTAATATAACGAAACCATAACATTCATGAAGTTCGGTATTATTAAATGTtcgtattattttcaaatttcaagttttattaaagaaagattaattttcatactcacaaaaacaattttaaacattaGCAATATTCAAATAGTACACATAAAGTCACAAGTAATGCATGGTATTACATTCTTAGAGGATAACACTAATTTATAAGTGTCTAGTTTACTGGGTAACTAACGCATTTTGGTGAAAAAAGGAagttcaataataaaataatttaaatttctaaCTTAACAGCACATCTAAAAGAAGATACATTTATACACTTATATTCCTATTCAGACACCAGCACACCTTAGATAATTCATGTAAAAGATTTTTTGTTGACCTTCGTTTGTGTAGTTATTCCTAAAATCTTGTTTTTCAAGGAGTATATCAACCTAAATGGATGAGTTTTATGCCAGCTTAATCTATTATTTTCTAGATTAGCAATTCCGGTGACAATGTGGTTCAAGACAAAATAAACACGGATTATATGGAAAGGAAAAAAGGTGTGTGCAGTCAGTATGTATTGTAAGAGGATCGTAAAAAACGAAATGTCATAAAAGATTAAACtgattttatctgtatttcagtatcggatatttatggttcatttacaaaagaaaaaaaacttttctggAACAGCCTTCAAGTTGAATGGCATCTTGCGTTTAGTTGCTACTTAAGCAtatcagatttaaaacaaatttaaatctgCGAGGAAATGATATGCTTGCGTCATAATATTATGCTGAAACGCATGGGAGACTCAAGTAGCTGGCTACAATCCGCTGTGGCCGAACTGGTACCGGTGTTTCATATCATGACGAAATTTAATACTTTGCCCTCTTCCTGTTTCTAATAAAGTTTACAAAAGTAATTGAATggaaatatgtcttaaaatttAGTCATATTAATTAATCGTGGTACTAAAATTGTGAAAACTACCTGTTTGTTGCCTTTTCAATCTGAAGGGTAAGTTAAGATGGAGATAGCTCCTTTTTAGAATACCAAGGTTAAATGTTTGTCATATGATAAATGGTTTattgtcgtttttttttcagaactgcAAACATCTCTAATCACTCTGTATAGACGACGTTACTTTAACACACCCATTATACCCAGTTTATTTGAACACGATAACGGTGCTTCTGCATGGTATGTGCAGCCAGAAATGGTTGTTGAGTACCCAGAAACAGAAAAAGAAGATAAACGAAAAGTTGTCAAGTTCTTTAGAGATATATTTTACACTAATGAAAAGAGAAACAAGACAATCTACATTTTAGGAGACGCTGGAGTTGGAAAAACAACATTTAGCAAACGTATGATATACAGGTGGTGCAAAATACACGATGACCAGTGTGCAAATGGAAATTTGGGAAATAACGATGACGATCTAATACTCAgtgaatttgattttttgttctttattccTCTTTGTCATGTGCAGGGAACCCGCCACGTTCATGATATGATAAAAGATGAGTTACTACATGGGTCTGACAACAAATTGCTGAATAAAATGCTTGATACACATTCCGAAAAATGTTTGATCATACTAGATGGCTTAGATGAATGGACTCCCGACAATGGTAGCATGCATAACCGATGGCGTCAAATGCAGAATGAAACCATTCCACAAGTAGGTACTTTGCAAAACTATACAGTGCTAACTACTACTCGACCATGGAAAATGGATGAAATCCGTCTGAATACATTTGAACGTGGTGTACATATACGAATGACGGGACTGTCCGACGAATCCGTCAGTATTTTTATTGAAAGCATGGTTAGCAGTTTGAATATACAGTCTACTCATGACAGGCATTCATCAGAATTCAAGAAAATGATTAGCTGTAGTCATCTTGCGTCTCTTCAACAGATACCAATATTGTTAGTGCAACTAATTTGTTTATGGTATGACGACAAACATTTCAGGAACTCAGTCTGTGAGATTTACAGCAATATCGTAGAAGTAATGCTGAAGATGGCTACAGAGAAACGCATGCCTCTTAAACAAAGCCCAGCCCCGAAACCCCAGATACAAAGGCTACCAGCATGTTTTGGTCGGACAGTGTGTTGCCAAGAATACAAGGGTATGCTTCATAAACTTGGCGCTATCGCATTACACACGCTGTGTTATGAGCATGTTAATGCTAGTACGAAACAATTTAGCAAGAgggaaatgttaaaaatgttgacGCCCGAAGAGGTTTACTGGTGCTTGGCTACAGGAGTATTGACAGAGACAAGATCAAATGTAGAATCTTCCCTAACGCATGCTCGATCTGATATGTCTTTTATTCACAAATCTTTTCAAGAGTTTTTTGCTGCCATTTATATTTCGACCGAAAAGGATTTTCAGACTGCCAGGGAGCAAGTACCAGTCTGTAACCAAGTCCGCTGCATTTCTGATATGAaaactttctttgtttttgtttctggtATGAATCCATTCTTAGGACTGTACCTTCTAGAGGAACTTCAAGATGGCACTCATTGTACGTGTTCAAAGCATGACGAGAAACTACAGAATTTGAAAATTGCATGCCATCACGAAATAGAGGCTACTAGGCCTTTGTAAATATTTCCATACTTATCTTAATTGAAATTGAGGCGTTTTCAACAAAACAGACTATGTTGCCACAAAGAGGACATCTGACACCATTAATAATTTATCAGTTATTTAGATACCAGTCGCCTAAAGAAGACTTTCATaatgaaagctatttgaaaatcATTCAATTAgaaaacaattgtgccaagaaAAAATTAACTATGACGTGGAACTGCAACATTTTCAGGTGTTTCACTCTGACTTCATGTGAATTAGACCAATAATCATCTATGGCATTACAAAGTGTCATTAGGAGTGATATCAATGCGCATGTTTTTCTTTGCAATAAAATTGATGAGGACTTGCAGACTGCGCGAAGCGTGTAACAGCAAATAATCAGTTTTGAAGTATGTTTAAATAGACTCATTTCTGATATGAAACCATTTTGATGACTCTACAAGAAGATGGTTCCCATTATAAACGGTTTGCATCATTATACGCGTAAAAGT encodes:
- the LOC123551184 gene encoding uncharacterized protein LOC123551184; its protein translation is MAVESSYNMFKDDTIHNKKYRAWVRAGLALKYLKEGITDALDDSCRKQHAAFISDIYKQQGAKTFGCDKCSLNTLLPLHCTNKKGQCPQAKRQKCNCILENGRKPCPTNFCSSMYDAITKCHRFASPNWKNTNIHEWHNNYWEIAKCYISADGYKHVLNPATTDLSALLCILVNNMDLQNAFDLPLNEIVPKIRKFRNETLHSTSMELNEYELKENISYMTDILGDKKQMTSRTDAQNALRKLIALKNDDIIITMENEAGVCRAAMTALEEKERKLHDSLQTPWEISNSGDNVVQDKINTDYMERKKELQTSLITLYRRRYFNTPIIPSLFEHDNGASAWYVQPEMVVEYPETEKEDKRKVVKFFRDIFYTNEKRNKTIYILGDAGVGKTTFSKRMIYRWCKIHDDQCANGNLGNNDDDLILSEFDFLFFIPLCHVQGTRHVHDMIKDELLHGSDNKLLNKMLDTHSEKCLIILDGLDEWTPDNGSMHNRWRQMQNETIPQVGTLQNYTVLTTTRPWKMDEIRLNTFERGVHIRMTGLSDESVSIFIESMVSSLNIQSTHDRHSSEFKKMISCSHLASLQQIPILLVQLICLWYDDKHFRNSVCEIYSNIVEVMLKMATEKRMPLKQSPAPKPQIQRLPACFGRTVCCQEYKGMLHKLGAIALHTLCYEHVNASTKQFSKREMLKMLTPEEVYWCLATGVLTETRSNVESSLTHARSDMSFIHKSFQEFFAAIYISTEKDFQTAREQVPVCNQVRCISDMKTFFVFVSGMNPFLGLYLLEELQDGTHCTCSKHDEKLQNLKIACHHEIEATRPL